The proteins below come from a single Triticum aestivum cultivar Chinese Spring chromosome 5D, IWGSC CS RefSeq v2.1, whole genome shotgun sequence genomic window:
- the LOC123120891 gene encoding putative wall-associated receptor kinase-like 16 gives MDVVTAYLYGSLDSDIYMEVPEGMKLLNPKANCNMYCVKLQKSLYGLKQSGRMCVLIAETGWFHRDLSTDLTDPTRGQWQKTILRVPLILSWVVPQGTSHDMKYPGEAAWRICKSTNSEPRAAAYFPVRGNSCECKEGYQGNPYITGGCQDIKECDQKEEHGCFGDCEELPGTFQCRCPEGYQGNPYLTGGCQDIKECDQKEEHGCFGDCEELPGTFRCRCPEGFHGNYSISGGCFKSVNTGRSGLIIGLSVASGPCILLLILGALLIIRDIEQHKGKMMRQKFFNQNRGQLLKQLVSHRADIAERMIIPLEELQKATNNFDQVRRLGGGGHGTVYKGILSDLHVVAIKKSNIVVKREIDEFINEVAILSQINHRNIVKLHGCCLETEVPLLAYEFICNGTLSDHLHTGALGSLSWDDRLRIASEIGKALGYLHSSVTVPVIHMDIKPSNILLDDALIAKISDFGASRYIPMDKTGLTTITAVQGTIGYLDPMYYYTGRLTECSDVYSFGVLLVELLTRKNPSSYRSSEGDGLVMQFVELLAEGNLAEILDPQVLEEAAEERPTMRQVEMALEALQAPKERAMGDLPTEKDDRKYVAVGYASTIGGTSLPEASRRHSLEEEFNLSARYPR, from the exons ATGGATGTTGTGACTGCATATTTGTATGGGTCACTGGATTCAGATATTTATATGGAAGTTCCTGAGGGAATGAAGCTTCTGAATCCAAAGGCTAATTGCAACATGTATTGCGTAAAGCTTCAGAAGTCATTGTATGGCTTGAAGCAGTCAGGAAGAATGTG CGTGCTCATCGCTGAGACGGGCTGGTTTCACAGGGATTTGTCCACAGATCTGACAGACCCAACGCGTGGCCAGTGGCAGAAGACCATTCTGCGGGTCCCCTTGATTCTCAGTTGGGTGGTGCCGCAGGGCACGTCCCATGATATGAAATACCCCGGTGAGGCAGCCTGGAGAATCTGCAAGAGCACCAACAGCGAACCCAGAGCCGCCGCATATTTTCCAGTAAGAGGCAATTCGTGCGAGTGCAAGGAGGGGTACCAGGGCAACCCTTATATCACCGGCGGATGCCAAG ATATCAAAGAGTGTGATCAGAAAGAAGAACATGGATGTTTCGGAGACTGCGAGGAACTACCGGGGACGTTCCAGTGCCGTTGCCCCGAAGGGTACCAGGGCAACCCTTACCTCACTGGCGGATGCCAAG ATATCAAGGAGTGTGATCAGAAAGAAGAACATGGATGTTTCGGAGACTGCGAGGAACTACCCGGGACGTTCCGGTGCCGTTGCCCCGAAGGGTTCCATGGCAACTACTCCATATCCGGCGGCTGCTTTAAGTCTGTAAACACAG GTCGCTCGGGTTTAATCATTGGTCTTTCCGTTGCTAGTGGCCCATGCATTCTACTTTTGATTCTTGGCGCACTTCTCATAATCCgtgatattgagcaacacaagggAAAGATGATGAGACAGAAGTTCTTTAATCAAAATCGTGGACAATTGTTGAAGCAGTTAGTGTCTCATAGGGCAGACATTGCGGAGAGGATGATAATCCCCTTGGAGGAGCTACAAAAGGCCACCAACAATTTCGATCAAGTTCGTAGGCTCGGTGGAGGAGGGCATGGCACTGTTTACAAGGGGATTTTGTCAGACTTGCATGTCGTGGCCATCAAGAAGTCAAATATCGTGGTCAAGAGAGAAATCGATGAGTTTATAAATGAGGTTGCCATACTATCGCAAATCAACCATAGGAACATTGTAAAGCTCCATGGATGTTGCCTCGAGACAGAAGTCCCTTTACTAGCCTATGAGTTTATCTGCAATGGAACCCTTAGTGACCATCTTCACACGGGAGCACTAGGATCACTATCTTGGGATGATAGGTTAAGGATCGCAAGTGAAATAGGCAAAGCTCTTGGTTACCTTCATTCTTCCGTAACAGTGCCTGTTATACACATGGATATCAAGCCTTCCAACATACTTCTTGACGATGCCTTGAtagcaaaaatttcagattttggaGCTTCGAGGTACATTCCCATGGATAAAACAGGGTTAACAACAATAACCGCAGTGCAAGGAACTATAGGGTACTTAGACCCTATGTACTACTACACGGGACGCCTAACGGAATGTAGTGATGTCTATAGCTTTGGAGTCCTTCTCGTTGAGTTGCTTACTAGGAAGAATCCATCTTCCTATAGATCATCTGAAGGTGATGGGCTTGTCATGCAGTTTGTTGAACTACTTGCCGAAGGCAATCTGGCCGAGATACTAGATCCACAAGTTTTAGAGGAGGCAG CAGAGGAGCGACCAACCATGAGGCAAGTAGAGATGGCACTGGAAGCTCTCCAAGCGCCCAAGGAGCGTGCCATGGGTGATCTGCCAACAGAAAAAGATGACAGGAAATATGTGGCAGTGGGTTATGCATCTACCATCGGAGGAACAAGCCTGCCGGAAGCGAGCAGGCGTCATAGCCTAGAAGAAGAGTTTAATTTGTCTGCAAGATATCCTCGGTAG